A region of the Geitlerinema sp. PCC 9228 genome:
TGGTAAAAACGGAACTAAGTGTTCTTTGGCGGCGACGGGCCCGCAACCCGGACCGCCTCCTCCGTGGGGGGTGGAGAAGGTTTTGTGCAAGTTCATGTGGATCACGTCAAAGCCCATATCCCCAGGACGGGCCAAACCCGCGATCGCATTGAGATTGGCACCATCGTAGTATAGCTGACCGCCCACTTGGTGGACCACATCAGCAATCTCTAAAATATCCTCCTCAAACAGTCCGATGGTATTGGGATTGGTCAGCATCAAAGCGGCGGTGCTTTCATCAACCATCTCCCGCAATTGCTGCAAATCCACCAAACCATTTTCATTGGCAGGAATTTCTTTCACCTTGTACCCAGCCATGGTTGCTGTCGCTGGGTTGGTACCGTGGGCAGAATCGGGAACCAAAACCACGCGCCGCTGCTGGTCTTCGCCGTTGGCAGCATGATAAGCCCGAATCGTGAGAATTCCCGTTAACTCTCCGTGGGCCCCCGCTGCTGGCTGCAGGGTGGTTTCGGTCATGCCGGTTAAATCGCACAAAGCCTCGGAAAGCTCGTGCATCACCTGCAACGCTCCCTGGACGGTTTCTTCCGGTTGGTAGGGGTGCAACTGTGCCATTCCAGGCAGCATTGCCGCCCAATCGTTAACCTTGGGATTGTATTTCATGGTACAAGAGCCCAAAGGATAGAAACCGGTGTCAATGGAAAAATTTTCCTGGGACAGGCGGGTGTAGTGCTTGATGACTTCCCGTTCGCTGACCTGGGGCAAAGCTGGTGGTGTGTCCGCTACCAAATGCTCTGGCAGCCACTGGGTGACCTCGCCGTCGCCATCGGTGGGAACGTACTGGTTGGCAAAATTAGAGGTACTCTTTTCGTAAATGGATGTTTCTGGCATGTAGTCTATTCCACGAGACAGCAGAAAACTCTATATTATTGTAACGGCAAGTTCATAGACTGGGAAACGGGCTGGATGAATGGAAAATCCTGTCGGCCACCAAAATTCCCTATTCAATTGCGCCACAGAGTTCGCTCAAGTACGCCCAACTTTCCTATTGACAGCGTTCCCAGTTTTCATATTTTTTCCACACAATTGGAGAAATCCGAACTGCGCGTAGCACAGGTTACAAAATCTTGACCGAAAGCTTTGCTACGCTTACTTTCAAACGATGCAAGGAATGAAAAACACCCGCTGGTGCTGGATGGTTTGGAAACTGCAAAGAGAGCCATCAATAGGTTGGTAGCGCGGCTCCTCAGCGTCGTTCCAGCGGCGACACCAGGAGGGCATCAAACCGATTGGTTCTCCCGGCAACAGCTAAAATATGCTTATCCAGTACCAGCTAGGTGTTTTTTTGACCGACGCCAGGGAATTTTCTGCATCAAGAAAAAAACTGGCAGTCGATTTTCCAAGCAAGGCTGTAGTTGCGGGGCTGTGGTGCTCTGACAAACTCCAGTTTCCGTTTCTTTCCATGCAGGCAACCTCAAGCGTTCCTAGGAGGCTTACGTGACGGCTATTGGTATTCAAATTGTCGAGGGCAACCCTCACTTGCGATCGCTTTTGGGATGGCACTTGCAGCAACTTGGCTACGTGGTTTATCAATCCAACTCCCTACGCCAAGGCCGGCAAGTCTTCGAGCAGCGCCAGCCTACTCTGGTGATTTTGGACTCGGACCTTCCCGATGGCGATGGGTTGGAATTTTGTAGTTGGTTGCAACAGCAGCAGCGATCGCTGATTTTAATGCTCTCAGCGCGCAATGCGGAAACAGATGTGGTCGCCGGACTGCAAGCGGGTGCCGACGATTACATTAGCAAACCCTTTGGCATGCAAGAGTTTATGGCGCGCGTGGAAGCTCTGTTGCGCCGCTACCGTGTGGTGCGCCCGCCCACTAGTTTGGAGCTGGGAGATTTGCAAATTAACCCCATCCAACGACGGGTTTACTTTCAGCAGCAGCCCATCGATCTCACCCCCCAAGAATTTAGCCTGCTCTACGTGCTGGCCTCAGCCAACGGACTGCCCCTCAGCCGGACGGAATTGTTAAAAAAAGCCTGGCCGGAAGCCATCGACAATCCCCGCACCATCGACACCCACATTCTATCCCTACGCAAAAAAATGGAAACTGACCCCCGCCAACCCCATCTCATCCAAACCGTACGTAACGTCGGCTATCGCTTTAACGTGGAAGCGTTGGAAAACGGACAAACCCATCCCCCTTCCCAACGACCCCCCACCTACACCAACAACCGCAAACGCAAAACCAACAACCGCCAGTCCGCCTCTGCTATCCCCGTTGCCACCTCTAAGGAAGCCTAAGCTCCAGCGGTGGCGCGATCGCTGGCGAAACCGGGTGCCTACAATCAGTAGCAACCATGGTTTGAGTGTTTTTTGAAGAAACTTCAGCAAGCACGGGCCAGCTCAAACCAGATGCCCATTTCACTCCCCCAGGTTCTGCCCAGGGAAATATTAGCGAGTGTCCCACTCCCACTCCGTTCCCACCACCAGACCAAACCCTAAGAAAAACCAAATTTTTCCCCTTTTCCGTTTGCTGCCTCTTGCAGTCGGTGCCAGCCTTTGTCAAAATTCTTTGGAAAGCACGTACTTTTGCCCAATAAAATGCTATTAATGAATAGTAAAGGTTGCTGCTGCAAGCAGACCAGCAATGCGGTTTTCCCTTCGCCAAAAGTAGCTGTGGTGTAAATTTTTGGGCACCCTATCCACAGATACAATTCATTTTGGCGTTCTATTGTACGAATTTGGTTTATGACACTGCTTACCGACACCACACGTCGCCGTCTGCAACAACTTCCCCAATCGCCGAATGTGTGGGAAGGTGACCGTCGCTATATATCCGCCCAGTCCTACGGTTCGTCGCGCGGCGACGCCGTGGGAGGAGACTGCATTCTTTGGGTAGACGGCGCTCAAGGGGTGGTGCGCTCGATGGAAATGGTTGCTCCGGAGGTGGGTCATGAAGCGGTGGTTCGCTCTCTCATCCAGGCAATTGAATCCCCACAAAGTCCAGTGTCGCCTACA
Encoded here:
- the gcvPB gene encoding aminomethyl-transferring glycine dehydrogenase subunit GcvPB, with protein sequence MPETSIYEKSTSNFANQYVPTDGDGEVTQWLPEHLVADTPPALPQVSEREVIKHYTRLSQENFSIDTGFYPLGSCTMKYNPKVNDWAAMLPGMAQLHPYQPEETVQGALQVMHELSEALCDLTGMTETTLQPAAGAHGELTGILTIRAYHAANGEDQQRRVVLVPDSAHGTNPATATMAGYKVKEIPANENGLVDLQQLREMVDESTAALMLTNPNTIGLFEEDILEIADVVHQVGGQLYYDGANLNAIAGLARPGDMGFDVIHMNLHKTFSTPHGGGGPGCGPVAAKEHLVPFLPKPRVVKESDRYHLKHDYPQSIGRIKGFWGNFGVMVRAYTYITTLGIDGLRQSSQDAILNANYLRHLIREAFPASHLDRPCMHEFVVSGSAVKKMGSSAYGVAKRLLDYGFHAPTIYWPAIVPEALMIEPTETETKETLSQFAAALKQISKEVSEDAEFVNHSPHNLPVGRVDEVKAARHPELTWSS
- a CDS encoding response regulator transcription factor, producing the protein MTAIGIQIVEGNPHLRSLLGWHLQQLGYVVYQSNSLRQGRQVFEQRQPTLVILDSDLPDGDGLEFCSWLQQQQRSLILMLSARNAETDVVAGLQAGADDYISKPFGMQEFMARVEALLRRYRVVRPPTSLELGDLQINPIQRRVYFQQQPIDLTPQEFSLLYVLASANGLPLSRTELLKKAWPEAIDNPRTIDTHILSLRKKMETDPRQPHLIQTVRNVGYRFNVEALENGQTHPPSQRPPTYTNNRKRKTNNRQSASAIPVATSKEA